From Kitasatospora sp. MAP12-44:
GGCACCGGCGGCCGGAACGTCCCGTCCTTCAGCGGTCTCTTCTTTTTCTTCTTTCCCCCGGCCACGGCGCTTCCGTTCTTCAGTCGGCAGTTTCGGGACAGTCTGCCTGGTCAGCGGGGATCCCGAGCAACCGCCCCGGGGTCCGCACCGCGCTCGATCCGGTGGGTACCCGCACCGGTTCGTCGTAGACGCGGCGGATGCTGGTGCCGTGCGGGCGGATGTCGAGGCCGTAGATGTGCAGGGAGACGGTCTTGGCGGAGGTGGCGTTGCAGACCCGGTGGATGTCGCCGGGCGGGACGACGTAGGTGACGGCCCCTGCGGGGTGGACGGTGGTGGCGACGGGGACCAGGACGGTGCGGTCGGCCTCCGCCGCCAGGCGGTAGACGGTCTCCTCCTCGGCGCCCAGCAGGGTGCCGACCACGCACCAGGAGACGTGGTCGTGAACCCTGGTCTGCTGGCCGGGCAGCCAGACCAGCGCGACCACGGAGAAGGAGCCGTCCGGCTCGGCGTGCAGGAGGTGCTGGCGGTAGCCGGCCGGATCGGGCTCCTGCTGGGCGGGCGGCAGCAGGTCGCTGTGGCGCAGGAACGGCGCCAGCGTGTCGGCGACCCGCCGAGCGCACTCCTCGGGGTCGGCGGCCGCGCGCACCTGGGCGCCGACGGCGGCCGTGAGTTCGGCGAGGAGCGTGGTCGGAAGGGTGGTGATCGGGGTGGTCATCGGGGTGGCTGTTCTCTCTCCTGGACTGATCCGGCCTCAGACCGCGACGGTCCGCAGCCCCGGCGCCGCGACCAGTGCCGCGATCTCGGCGATGCTCGCCGCGTCGTGGACGGCCGAGCGCGGCACCACCAGCTCCGGCCGATGGCCGGTCAGCACGTGGTCCCGGGCGAGCCGTGCCCGCCCGCCCCCGGTGATGTTGAGCAGCACGGGTGCCTCGGTGTCGATCCGCCGCGTCCGCACGGCCTCCTGCAGCGCGGCGAGCGCGACTCCGGCGGCCGGCTCGATGTCGATCCCCTCCTGCTCGCGGAAGGTGTCCATCGCCGCCAGGGCCGCCCGCGCACCGGCGGTGAAGAC
This genomic window contains:
- a CDS encoding cysteine dioxygenase family protein, with the protein product MTTPITTLPTTLLAELTAAVGAQVRAAADPEECARRVADTLAPFLRHSDLLPPAQQEPDPAGYRQHLLHAEPDGSFSVVALVWLPGQQTRVHDHVSWCVVGTLLGAEEETVYRLAAEADRTVLVPVATTVHPAGAVTYVVPPGDIHRVCNATSAKTVSLHIYGLDIRPHGTSIRRVYDEPVRVPTGSSAVRTPGRLLGIPADQADCPETAD